The Tardiphaga alba genome includes a window with the following:
- a CDS encoding endonuclease domain-containing protein: MRKDMTDAERRLWYLLRAHRFQGFKFKRQVPVGPFVIDFACMGLKVLIEVDGGQHAENEADLRRTKWLESRGFRVLRFWNNEVLKNTGAVLEEILSAVTVDSPSPGAPLRGRHPLPHAGEGKKEQ; the protein is encoded by the coding sequence TTGCGCAAGGACATGACGGATGCCGAACGGCGTCTGTGGTATCTCCTGCGCGCGCATCGCTTCCAGGGATTCAAGTTCAAACGTCAGGTGCCGGTCGGGCCGTTCGTCATCGATTTCGCCTGCATGGGGCTCAAGGTGCTGATCGAGGTCGATGGTGGGCAGCATGCCGAGAACGAGGCCGATCTCCGGCGGACGAAATGGCTCGAAAGTCGAGGGTTTCGCGTTTTGCGGTTCTGGAATAATGAGGTGCTCAAGAATACGGGCGCGGTGCTGGAAGAGATTCTAAGCGCTGTGACTGTAGACAGCCCCTCTCCCGGCGCGCCGCTTCGCGGGCGCCACCCTCTCCCGCATGCGGGAGAGGGGAAAAAAGAACAGTGA
- a CDS encoding phosphatidylserine decarboxylase: MSIANSIRGQIPPIHREGYPFIGIFALASLVLFWIWTPLGWIGTGLTVWCALFFRDPVRVTPIREGVVVSPADGKVSMVQPVLPPAELGLGDQPLLRISVFMSVFNVHVNRSPVAGRIERIAYRPGKFINAELDKASEDNERNSLVISTPGGRIGVVQIAGLVARRIVSFVREGQVLGAGERFGLIRFGSRLDIYLPEGSKALVAVGQTAIAGETVLADFSIGDGGRTYRVD; this comes from the coding sequence ATGTCCATCGCCAATTCCATCCGTGGCCAGATTCCGCCGATCCATCGGGAAGGCTATCCGTTCATCGGCATTTTCGCGCTGGCGAGCCTGGTGTTGTTCTGGATCTGGACCCCGCTCGGCTGGATCGGAACCGGTCTCACGGTCTGGTGCGCGCTGTTCTTCCGCGACCCCGTCCGCGTCACCCCGATCCGCGAGGGCGTGGTTGTGTCGCCGGCAGACGGCAAGGTTTCGATGGTGCAGCCGGTTCTGCCGCCGGCCGAGCTCGGCCTGGGCGACCAGCCGCTGCTGCGCATTTCGGTGTTCATGAGCGTGTTCAATGTCCATGTGAACCGCAGCCCCGTGGCTGGCCGGATCGAGCGCATCGCCTATCGGCCGGGCAAGTTCATCAATGCCGAGCTGGACAAGGCCAGCGAGGACAATGAGCGCAATTCGCTGGTCATCTCGACCCCCGGCGGCCGGATCGGCGTGGTGCAGATCGCCGGCCTCGTGGCCCGTCGCATCGTGTCCTTCGTGCGCGAGGGCCAGGTGCTGGGCGCCGGCGAGCGTTTCGGCCTGATCCGTTTCGGGTCCCGCCTCGATATCTATCTTCCCGAGGGCAGCAAGGCCCTGGTCGCGGTCGGCCAGACCGCCATTGCCGGCGAAACCGTGCTGGCGGATTTCAGCATCGGCGACGGTGGACGGACCTACCGGGTCGATTAA
- the pssA gene encoding CDP-diacylglycerol--serine O-phosphatidyltransferase yields the protein MPDQSQTPDTRRRRFRTIPIRMLVPNLITLLAICAGLTAIRLSTEGRMELAVAAIVFAAVLDGVDGRIARMIKGQSKFGAELDSLADFVNFGVAPGLILYFWQLHDLSNVGWIASMVFAIAGSLRLARFNATMDDPDKPAFAANFFTGMPAPLGAITVMLPVYLSFLDVPKPPAVVTTAYVLVIAFLMVSRLPVFSGKAVNMRVPRELVLLISASVVLFVALLIGYPWHMLSLISVFYLATLPFGWKSYRQHERALAAQTAASEQPVGASPPPEDRPTPLP from the coding sequence ATGCCAGATCAATCCCAGACCCCCGACACTCGCCGACGCCGGTTCCGCACCATCCCGATCCGGATGCTGGTGCCGAATTTGATCACGCTGCTGGCGATCTGCGCCGGCCTCACGGCCATCCGGCTGTCCACCGAAGGGCGGATGGAACTCGCGGTGGCCGCCATCGTGTTTGCCGCGGTACTGGACGGCGTCGATGGCCGCATCGCCCGCATGATCAAGGGCCAGTCGAAATTCGGCGCCGAGCTCGACAGCCTCGCTGATTTCGTCAATTTCGGCGTGGCGCCGGGCCTGATCCTGTATTTCTGGCAGCTTCACGATCTCAGCAATGTCGGCTGGATCGCCTCGATGGTGTTCGCCATCGCAGGCTCCCTGCGTCTGGCGCGATTCAACGCGACCATGGACGATCCGGACAAGCCGGCCTTTGCGGCTAATTTCTTCACCGGCATGCCGGCGCCGCTGGGCGCCATCACTGTCATGCTGCCGGTGTATCTGTCGTTCCTGGACGTGCCGAAGCCGCCGGCGGTGGTCACCACGGCCTATGTGCTGGTGATCGCGTTCCTGATGGTGTCGCGCCTGCCGGTGTTCTCCGGCAAGGCCGTGAACATGCGGGTGCCGCGCGAGCTGGTGCTACTGATCTCGGCCTCGGTGGTGCTCTTCGTGGCGCTGTTGATCGGCTATCCCTGGCACATGCTGTCGCTGATATCGGTCTTCTATCTCGCCACCCTGCCATTCGGCTGGAAGTCGTATCGGCAGCATGAGCGCGCATTGGCGGCGCAGACGGCCGCCAGCGAGCAGCCGGTGGGGGCGTCGCCGCCACCCGAGGATCGGCCAACGCCTTTGCCCTGA
- a CDS encoding RraA family protein, which yields MTKPEPLLPESVLEALRRIDTPTICNALELVAPERRLIGYTTRPLVCPFPDLPPIVGYARTATIRATTASGLPAAEQKKRRLDYYEYVGSGPGPQISVIQDIDGPDAGYGAFWGEVNSAIHKALGCLGVITDGSIRDIPQWAEGFQALAGSLGPSHAHVHVTDFGKEVRVAGMTVASGDLIHADSHGAVVIPPDVAAKLPEAAELCARREEPILAVARDPGFSMAKLRDAMAKAAEIH from the coding sequence GTGACCAAGCCCGAACCGCTGCTGCCTGAATCCGTGCTCGAAGCGCTCCGCCGCATCGATACGCCGACCATCTGCAATGCGCTGGAGCTGGTGGCGCCCGAGCGTCGTCTGATCGGTTACACGACGCGCCCGCTGGTTTGCCCGTTTCCCGATCTGCCGCCGATCGTGGGCTATGCGCGCACCGCGACCATTCGCGCCACAACGGCGTCGGGTCTGCCTGCCGCCGAGCAGAAGAAGCGCCGGCTGGACTATTACGAATATGTCGGCAGTGGCCCCGGACCGCAGATCAGCGTGATCCAGGACATCGACGGTCCCGATGCCGGCTATGGCGCGTTCTGGGGCGAAGTGAATAGCGCGATCCACAAGGCGCTCGGTTGCCTCGGCGTCATCACCGACGGTTCGATCCGCGATATCCCGCAATGGGCGGAAGGATTTCAGGCGCTGGCCGGCTCGCTCGGCCCGTCGCATGCGCATGTGCATGTCACCGATTTCGGCAAGGAAGTGCGCGTCGCCGGTATGACGGTCGCGTCCGGCGATCTCATCCATGCCGACAGCCATGGTGCCGTGGTCATACCGCCTGACGTGGCCGCGAAGCTGCCTGAAGCAGCGGAATTGTGTGCGCGCCGTGAAGAGCCGATCCTCGCGGTGGCGCGTGATCCCGGATTCTCCATGGCCAAGCTGCGTGACGCGATGGCCAAGGCGGCCGAAATTCACTGA